The Montipora foliosa isolate CH-2021 chromosome 6, ASM3666993v2, whole genome shotgun sequence genome includes the window TCCCTGAATTTCACCAATTCGTGTAGCGGCGAAGGTGTTGAAACCGTAGGAGCTTTTCTGTATCATTGCGTGTACTATCTGCGAGTCGACTACGTAGTAGCATTTCTGAAAAGTGTATCTACATTCTTTATCAATGAAGGATTTAAGCCGCTTACTTAACACTGCTCCACACAGCTCTATTTTGTCGAtggacattttttttgttggtgcAAGACGATTTTTAGAAACAATCAAATTGCACGCAAACCCTCCGCCCTGTCGTTGCCATCGTACATACGCGCAGGAGCCGTAAGCGTCCTCTGAAGCGTCACAGAAGATAATAAGAACAGGATTGCAAACCGCGTCTGAAGGCTTTAAACATCTCtcaaatttgacttgattcaTTTCAGGTAATTCATTAAAGAATGCTGACCATTGTTGGTTATTATGTTCCGGTATCGGATCGTCCCAATCGAGCTTTTCACTATTTGCCCATAAATGTCGCATTAAGATTTTGGCCCGCACTGTGAAGGGTCCTGCCAGTCCTAGAGGGTCGTACATACTGTTGACTTGTGACAATATCATCCGCTTCGTAAGTGGTTGTGTGAGCTTCGAATCGCTACTAGGATTGTCTTTCTGTATTCCGTGTTTCCGATTCGAAAAGAATTTAAGCTTTGCTGAAAAGCACAAAAAGTCGTAGATCGGGTCCCAATTGACTCCTAGCACTTTTTCGGTCGCTACGTTTGACTCATTCGGTAGAGACTTTATTCTATTGCTTGAGTCACGGGAAAAGATCCATTCCTTGAGTTGAAATCCGCCTTTAATGATTAAGGTCTCGATGTCCTGCATTAATTTCTGCGCAGTGGGAAGGTCTGTGGTACTTTCTATAATGTCATCCATATATGTGTtgtgtttcacgatttttgctGCATCCGGATATTGCTTACTTCCCATCTCTGCTGTCTTACGCAAGGCCATCGTAGCTATGGTTGCAGAGGGCTTATCTCCGAATGAAACTCTTTGTATCACATAGGTGTCTGGTGCTCTGTCGGTGACCATGTCCCTCCATAAAAACCGGTGCGTGTGTTGATCTAGTACTGTTGTTTTAACGGTATGGTACATCTTCTTGATGTCATCTATGAAAGCTACGTCATTTTCACGAAATCGCACAAGTATTCCGAGCAGACTGTTAAGCAAGTCTGGACCCTTTGCCCAGTACTCATTAAGTACGTGACCCATGTAGTTTGCGCTACTGTTAAACACAATTCTAACGGGAGTAGATTTAGAGTCTGGTTTGAGTACCTCGTGGTGAGAAATGTAATGGATGGGACCTTTGTAATTGTTAAGTTCCTCTTTGGTGAGTTTACGAGCGACCCCTCGTTGTACCATATCTCGAACTTGGTTATCGTATACTGTTGCATGTTGGGTATTCTTTCCCAGTCTACGTTCAGTAGAATACAGCATGGCTAGAGCTACTCGTCTATTGTCAGGAAGATCGGCTGGATCTTTAATCCATGGGTACTCCGCGAGCCATCTATTGTCTTGAGCGTCAAACTTCATGTTTTTCTCAATCAGCTCGagttccttttcttctttgatGCTGTAGTTTTTACTTCCGACAGCACAATGTCCGCATTTGCAGCTTCCACAACGCGGAACACATTCAACGCCAAGATTTTCTATTTTGTAGAAGTCTTCTACTTTTATTACATGCTGCACTCGAGCGTAACTGAGGTCATGTTTTTTAATTTCGTCTTTTATCGACGGGTGTGTTCCTCCGATACAAAGACCAAATCGATTCTCGAGTAACAGAAGGTATCCAACGTTCTGTGTTCTTTGAGGATGATACGCAGCATACTCATACCCAATCAAAACGTCGACGGGTCCCGCTGGTCGTGCAATATCGTCCTTTGACACGCCtttgaacaaatttgccagATTCTCCGTGCTCACGCTTTCGATGTCTGAAGTAATCTTATCAATACCATAGGCGTCAATGTGTACTATTTGACCTTGTGCATCAACTAAGGGTAGTATATATTTCATCGTATTAATCTTCTCATCCTGGGCTCCTATCTTTATGATCGATAAATCTACTTTCTTTCCTTTAAGATTTTGTTCTTTAGCTTTGGAATTCGTAACGAAACATAGAGAAGCTGCGTTGTCCCACATTACGTTCACCGTTCCCCTTTTGGTTTTGATCTTCTGTACTTGTAACAGGCAGGTGTCAGTCTCTGTATTGTTACAAACGTTAGTTGACCCAGAGGCGCTGGACATGTTTGGCATCTGTCTTTCTTCGTGCAGAGACTGATGATGTGTAAGTGGACAATCTTTTATGTTAcatattttcttcgctctgcATACCCGAGATCGGTGTCCGACCTTAAGACAAGACCAGCAagcatttttctcttttagtAGCGTCTTCTTTTCGTCAAGAGACTTCGACGAGTAGACTTTACATTCCTCAGTGGAATGCTTACCACCCTCATGAATTAAACATTTACCTTGCGTCATTCTTTGGCCTTTCATATCGATTTCTTCCCTAGCAGTTGTATGGTGAATTACGGCTTTAACTGGGCCGGCTGGTACTCTTAGTGAGGCCGTGTCATACTCTATGGCTCCACGTTGGTTGCGTAGGAATTTAAGAAGCGATGGAAATTTGTTAGTTTTATCAACTGTACTGTTATCAGCACTCACAATTTCGGCCCATTTGCGTCGGATGTCTGCCGGTAGTTTCTTTTCTATGATACTGACAGAGCTTGTTGTCGTTATCTCCGATTCTAGACCGAGTCTTTTTAGATCTCTGTAGCCATCTTCAACGATCTCTACGAACTCGACAAATCTCTTCTCTTCTCCTTCTCTTATAATTCTTGTTCTCCGTATTGCGTCAATGATGACATCTGCAACTTTTGCTGGATCTCCATACTTCTCATCTAGCCTTTTCCACATTTCACTGATATCGTCGTCAATGCTTTTAACAGTAGTCGCAGGATCGCTACCTAAGCATGAACGTAGTACGTAGGACATATTGTCGCTTTGTAGATGaggcatgatttgtttttcaaagtctcGTTTGAATTGTGGATAAGCGCGAATTTCTCCTTCAAATCGcggcaattttattttttctaactGAAAGTTGGTGGATGTGCAAGTCTCCCTCCTCGCTACTTGATCATCTTTCGGACCGATTCGCGACGTGAGCTTTTCAGTCATATCATCGAGCCGGCATTGTATCTGGGCTGCAAATTTTATAGCGTTTTCTGCCGTGTCTCGGTCTGCTAAATCTAAAACGTCATCGTTCGCAATTTTGCACTCGGCATATGCATCTTCTATCTGTTTTAACGACCTTTCTAGAGTATGTGAGCCAATgttattatcaagaaaatgctttgtatTATTACATATAGTGTCAAAAACTGTTTGCGCCTTCGTACGCATTATAAGTGCTTTTTCTGCTCTTCTCTCTCTTTCCGCGCGCTCTT containing:
- the LOC138005656 gene encoding uncharacterized protein produces the protein MAEDAKSIRRTAKARFTRKRNELLKSIDADQGREMVEGNYVKLFEAWDIVESKHDLYTMYLTDEELEVAERWITELQDLFAEATALKIQYIQNSVRSEVVARETTLRHESEMKERAERERRAEKALIMRTKAQTVFDTICNNTKHFLDNNIGSHTLERSLKQIEDAYAECKIANDDVLDLADRDTAENAIKFAAQIQCRLDDMTEKLTSRIGPKDDQVARRETCTSTNFQLEKIKLPRFEGEIRAYPQFKRDFEKQIMPHLQSDNMSYVLRSCLGSDPATTVKSIDDDISEMWKRLDEKYGDPAKVADVIIDAIRRTRIIREGEEKRFVEFVEIVEDGYRDLKRLGLESEITTTSSVSIIEKKLPADIRRKWAEIVSADNSTVDKTNKFPSLLKFLRNQRGAIEYDTASLRVPAGPVKAVIHHTTAREEIDMKGQRMTQGKCLIHEGGKHSTEECKVYSSKSLDEKKTLLKEKNACWSCLKVGHRSRVCRAKKICNIKDCPLTHHQSLHEERQMPNMSSASGSTNVCNNTETDTCLLQVQKIKTKRGTVNVMWDNAASLCFVTNSKAKEQNLKGKKVDLSIIKIGAQDEKINTMKYILPLVDAQGQIVHIDAYGIDKITSDIESVSTENLANLFKGVSKDDIARPAGPVDVLIGYEYAAYHPQRTQNVGYLLLLENRFGLCIGGTHPSIKDEIKKHDLSYARVQHVIKVEDFYKIENLGVECVPRCGSCKCGHCAVGSKNYSIKEEKELELIEKNMKFDAQDNRWLAEYPWIKDPADLPDNRRVALAMLYSTERRLGKNTQHATVYDNQVRDMVQRGVARKLTKEELNNYKGPIHYISHHEVLKPDSKSTPVRIVFNSSANYMGHVLNEYWAKGPDLLNSLLGILVRFRENDVAFIDDIKKMYHTVKTTVLDQHTHRFLWRDMVTDRAPDTYVIQRVSFGDKPSATIATMALRKTAEMGSKQYPDAAKIVKHNTYMDDIIESTTDLPTAQKLMQDIETLIIKGGFQLKEWIFSRDSSNRIKSLPNESNVATEKVLGVNWDPIYDFLCFSAKLKFFSNRKHGIQKDNPSSDSKLTQPLTKRMILSQVNSMYDPLGLAGPFTVRAKILMRHLWANSEKLDWDDPIPEHNNQQWSAFFNELPEMNQVKFERCLKPSDAVCNPVLIIFCDASEDAYGSCAYVRWQRQGGGFACNLIVSKNRLAPTKKMSIDKIELCGAVLSKRLKSFIDKECRYTFQKCYYVVDSQIVHAMIQKSSYGFNTFAATRIGEIQGGTNVEDWYWCESKLNIADWLTRGKKPSEINLHSDWQEGPLFLKQPESEWPISRNYSEVRIPTTIMKVVHTVNVGVKDDLASRIKIERFSDYNRLLRVTARILKLYRREPKATIKNATQEITSKDVETAEVFWIKEAQRNMKNDIKNGTYRRLCPRLRDDGIYVISGRAEKWLEIGYNKEDIILLPYQHRFARLYCEYIHAKGHHGVLTTASKIRARFWITKLLKMIQSVKLNCVTCKKLDKKLSGQVMGNLPKERLKPAPPWYSTSIDLFGPFTIRDAVKKRTTSKAYGVIFNCIGTRAVYLDLAPDYSTESFLMVLRRFVSLRGYPSKVYSDNGAQLVAASQELKNVTKSWDWEKLKSFGVMEGFEWNFTPARQLRFNHKVLMKTCNNMTTVKITSIVAGFAIMSYSIYIRCSVILLLNPKADCGDLEFKIPVLVSNSALNPLVYTFLKRDIKKALKQLVKSTFKRPTTRPVKL